The following are encoded in a window of Candidatus Moraniibacteriota bacterium genomic DNA:
- a CDS encoding (2Fe-2S)-binding protein, which yields MNNITITLDKKEYSVEAGKTILEVAKENQIEIPTLCYHPDAETEGHCGMCVVEIGNEQTRRYACMTPVEEGMVITTESDRLDTLRKKNLERIFEKHAMKCGDCLLMGRCQLLDLSRKLSVRPVIGNHENDSIFQEDTIIFDQSKCIDCGHCVNVCPVDYLKLTDSGVTAVSPEEEKECINCGQCILHCPVGAIDGLGEFGELKELEQLIGEKKKTVVVQFAPSIRTAIGEEFGMEPGAIATGQLVAGLKKVGFSYVFDTASGADFTTTEEALELSERLMSGERLPAMTSCCPSWVRFVEYYYPEFVPNLCTSRSPQIMLGGILKEYWAKKMDKDPNDIFVVSVMPCVSKKFEIMREELKIDGRNPVDMVLTTREMARLLKKNNVDLKTIEEESTENPFGDPSGAGVIYGSSGGVFESALRTAYFKMTGENLPLDAVKELRGLDGIKKKEITIGEKTVKICVINGIKNAKSILEELKTDPSRYDAVEVMACPGGCVGGGGQPTPMTKETILERARGLYTIDELKKIRCAHENEDVKKTYDEFFLSEDIRKKILHTKFSPRKHILKDEG from the coding sequence AAAATCAAATAGAAATTCCGACGCTTTGCTATCATCCAGATGCTGAAACGGAGGGTCATTGTGGAATGTGTGTAGTAGAAATAGGAAATGAACAAACACGAAGATATGCGTGCATGACTCCTGTCGAAGAGGGTATGGTTATCACAACAGAATCTGATCGATTAGATACTCTCAGGAAGAAAAATCTCGAAAGAATTTTTGAAAAACATGCTATGAAATGTGGAGATTGTCTTTTGATGGGACGATGTCAATTGTTGGATCTTTCTAGGAAGTTAAGCGTGAGGCCTGTTATAGGAAATCATGAAAATGATAGCATTTTTCAAGAAGATACTATTATTTTTGATCAATCTAAATGTATTGATTGTGGGCACTGTGTGAACGTCTGTCCAGTTGACTATTTAAAACTAACGGATTCAGGTGTTACGGCGGTATCTCCGGAAGAAGAAAAAGAATGTATTAATTGTGGTCAATGTATTCTTCATTGTCCTGTAGGAGCAATTGATGGCCTTGGTGAATTTGGAGAATTGAAAGAATTAGAACAGCTCATAGGAGAGAAAAAAAAGACGGTCGTTGTGCAATTTGCTCCTTCTATTCGAACAGCTATTGGGGAAGAATTTGGAATGGAGCCCGGAGCGATTGCTACGGGACAACTCGTTGCCGGACTTAAGAAAGTTGGTTTTTCCTATGTTTTTGATACAGCATCCGGTGCTGATTTCACTACAACAGAAGAGGCTTTGGAATTATCCGAAAGGTTAATGAGTGGAGAAAGGCTTCCTGCTATGACATCATGCTGTCCGTCATGGGTTCGATTTGTGGAATACTATTATCCAGAATTTGTTCCGAATCTTTGTACATCAAGATCTCCTCAGATTATGTTGGGGGGAATTCTTAAAGAATACTGGGCAAAGAAAATGGATAAGGATCCAAATGATATTTTCGTTGTTTCTGTTATGCCTTGCGTTTCCAAGAAATTTGAAATAATGCGTGAAGAACTTAAGATTGACGGACGAAATCCTGTTGACATGGTTCTCACTACGAGAGAAATGGCACGGCTTCTCAAGAAAAATAATGTTGATCTCAAAACTATAGAAGAAGAATCTACGGAAAATCCTTTTGGAGATCCAAGTGGTGCTGGAGTTATTTATGGTTCGAGTGGTGGAGTGTTTGAATCAGCTCTTCGAACGGCATACTTCAAAATGACTGGTGAGAATCTTCCTCTTGATGCAGTCAAAGAACTTCGAGGTCTTGATGGTATAAAAAAGAAAGAAATAACCATAGGAGAAAAAACAGTCAAAATATGTGTTATTAACGGTATAAAAAATGCCAAAAGTATACTTGAAGAGCTTAAAACTGATCCTTCTCGTTATGATGCAGTGGAGGTAATGGCTTGTCCTGGGGGTTGTGTCGGTGGAGGAGGGCAACCAACACCAATGACGAAAGAAACTATCCTTGAAAGAGCGCGAGGACTCTATACTATTGATGAACTGAAAAAAATTCGTTGTGCTCATGAAAATGAAGATGTGAAAAAAACGTATGATGAATTTTTTCTTTCTGAGGATATTCGCAAAAAAATACTGCATACAAAATTTTCACCAAGAAAACATATCTTGAAAGATGAAGGATAA